The following are from one region of the Rhipicephalus microplus isolate Deutch F79 chromosome 1, USDA_Rmic, whole genome shotgun sequence genome:
- the LOC142816969 gene encoding uncharacterized protein LOC142816969 isoform X2, with translation MESSSQADRNESVEAVEEVDNKKAVQAEINALQQTPSVSAENYNPEPADPATPENMQASGYALAGELFPEDEPEEPADSPANDGFTQFTSERLGARVRRLAEKIAEDTGKVSQNCKNLALRVSARRDDLFRRNEQQKQKIDTLKNMLLDNLKKYSKDGE, from the exons ATGGAATCGTCGTCCCAAGCCGACCGCAATGAAAGCGTCGAGGCAGTCGAGGAGGTTGACAACAAGAAG GCGGTGCAGGCAGAAATAAACGCGCTGCAACAAACGCCGTCCGTGTCAGCCGAAAACTACAACCCCGAAC CTGCAGACCCAGCAACACCCGAAAATATGCAGGCCAGCGGCTATGCGTTGGCGGGCGAAC tGTTTCCTGAAGACGAGCCCGAAGAACCTGCAGATTCTCCCGCTAATGATGGCTTTACACAGTTCACGAGCGAAC GCCTTGGTGCAAGAGTGCGTCGTCTGGCCGAGAAGATTGCTGAAGATACGGGAAAGGTTTCCCAGAATTGCAAAAACCTCGCTCTTCGAGTGTCAGCGCGTCGCGACGATCTCTTTCGACGCAACGAGCAGCAAAAGCAAAAGATCGACACCCTCAAAAACATGCTCCTTGATAATTTGAAGAAGTACTCGAAAGATGGCGAGTAG